Proteins co-encoded in one Bacillus paramycoides genomic window:
- a CDS encoding recombinase family protein — translation MRKSELTNQKIVAIYARVSTTEQAEEGYSIDEQIRVLNELCEREGYFVYEEYIDRGISGKNISGRPAVQRLLMDAEQKKFDVVLVWKMNRLARKSLDLMNIVEKLNSKNIAFRSYTEKYETETSTGKLQFQLMAAIAEYERNNIAENVKMGMIARAKEGRWNGGQVLGYDVIECEGSNKKRKNTQLVVNEKEAYIIRTIFKMYTSGHGYKSIANTINKLGHRTKKGKTFSLNAIKIIVTNPIYAGYIRYNVRRDWSEKGRNNINPAPIIQKGEHEPIILEGVWNVAQNVFKSRSCKPNRVHDGEFPLTGIMRCPVCGAGMVISRTTNKLKDGTKRVLEYYVCGAWKNKGTLVCRSNGVRTEYADAFVLDKLQRLMRSDKLIKELVKSVNSRNEKMFAPLQKEYNMYAKQMKELEQKMSKTFDAYTDELISKVMYAEKAKKLEEQIQQLKELMEPLRKQIQGNTAKHVSYKLIKEVLLNFSKAFQSALTREQRKRLLHLIIHKITIREDRKIESIQLKLNNGILKELKMGADDLSNDESSAPFSILIAI, via the coding sequence ATGAGAAAAAGTGAGCTTACTAACCAAAAGATAGTCGCCATTTATGCTAGGGTCTCAACAACGGAACAAGCTGAAGAAGGATACAGTATAGATGAGCAAATAAGGGTTTTAAATGAACTTTGTGAGCGTGAGGGTTATTTTGTTTATGAAGAGTATATAGATAGAGGGATTAGTGGAAAAAACATATCGGGTCGACCAGCAGTACAACGCTTACTTATGGATGCCGAACAGAAGAAGTTTGATGTTGTGCTAGTATGGAAAATGAATCGCCTAGCACGTAAAAGCTTAGATTTAATGAACATTGTTGAAAAATTAAATAGTAAAAATATTGCTTTTCGTTCTTACACGGAAAAATATGAAACGGAAACTTCTACTGGTAAATTACAGTTTCAACTGATGGCTGCAATAGCTGAATATGAGCGGAATAACATAGCTGAAAACGTTAAAATGGGAATGATAGCGAGAGCTAAAGAGGGTCGATGGAATGGCGGTCAAGTATTGGGATATGATGTTATAGAATGCGAAGGTAGCAATAAGAAGCGGAAGAATACTCAGTTAGTAGTAAATGAAAAAGAAGCATATATAATCCGTACTATTTTTAAAATGTACACCTCTGGTCACGGCTACAAATCAATAGCGAACACGATTAACAAACTTGGTCATCGTACAAAGAAGGGTAAAACATTTTCATTAAATGCGATTAAAATAATTGTAACTAATCCAATTTACGCAGGCTATATTCGATACAATGTTAGGCGAGATTGGAGTGAAAAAGGACGCAACAACATTAATCCAGCACCAATTATTCAAAAGGGAGAACATGAACCGATTATTTTAGAAGGAGTGTGGAATGTTGCCCAAAATGTTTTTAAAAGTCGTTCATGTAAGCCAAATCGTGTACATGATGGTGAGTTTCCACTGACAGGTATTATGAGATGTCCAGTTTGTGGAGCTGGGATGGTCATTAGTCGAACTACGAACAAATTAAAAGACGGTACAAAGCGAGTACTTGAATATTACGTTTGTGGCGCATGGAAAAATAAAGGCACGTTAGTATGTCGCTCCAATGGTGTACGAACAGAGTATGCGGATGCATTTGTATTAGATAAGCTTCAACGATTAATGCGTAGTGATAAACTTATTAAAGAGCTAGTCAAAAGTGTGAACAGCCGTAATGAAAAGATGTTTGCACCGTTGCAAAAAGAATATAATATGTATGCCAAACAGATGAAAGAATTAGAACAAAAAATGTCTAAAACATTTGATGCTTATACAGACGAGTTGATTTCTAAAGTAATGTACGCAGAAAAGGCGAAAAAGTTAGAAGAGCAAATACAGCAATTAAAAGAGCTGATGGAGCCTTTAAGGAAACAAATACAAGGAAATACAGCGAAACATGTTTCATATAAGCTGATTAAAGAAGTATTGTTAAATTTCTCAAAGGCTTTCCAAAGTGCCTTGACTAGAGAGCAGCGTAAACGGTTGTTACATCTAATTATTCATAAGATAACTATTAGGGAAGATAGAAAAATTGAAAGCATTCAGTTGAAGCTAAACAATGGCATACTGAAAGAATTAAAAATGGGAGCAGATGACTTATCTAATGATGAGTCATCTGCTCCTTTTTCTATTTTAATTGCAATTTAA
- a CDS encoding DNA primase family protein: MNEVIKPFTIKKLYVMEKHKQLKEMLASLNEGSTASDFFNAIRGIKGHNTQDIVNCLLANSSFYEKDINKGEYEESERIKKIRAEILDVIHTSEAIQTGFCYDEKKEKFYFNANLFADYFLQRVITCCDQHGILYVYNHKGYYQECNSVQLGKIIRTLMNEGLANSWRSGYEKEAIQAIQREADYVEELNPYNDWINLENGMYNLTTYTLEPHHSKYLSTVRVPIHFNETATCPKFLRFMKDITNDNEELIKVHQELLGYWLTTETQCEKAVYYYGRGANGKSVLANLVSILVGSGNVSSVPLSQFSKNFGLEGIIGKTLNIAAENEMQGSRLNTEAFKSIVSGDGITINIKYRSPIVNYKSKCRLLFLGNELPDTTDLTQGYFRKLVIIPFKRTFTEAERNRNLLEELKEELPGIFNWAIEGLNRLKKQKYIFSHSKVIEAEMSKYRLAQNPVLHFFESSIEIEVGSKIRRPSLYEAFQKWSHEQGMDSSALRSRQRFFKDFENVLDSKGIILNQKRINGYEYLVDISIKNFS; encoded by the coding sequence ATGAATGAGGTGATTAAGCCATTTACAATAAAAAAACTGTATGTTATGGAAAAACATAAGCAATTAAAAGAAATGCTAGCCAGTTTAAATGAGGGTTCAACAGCTAGCGATTTCTTTAATGCAATTCGAGGTATCAAAGGTCATAATACACAAGATATAGTTAATTGTTTGTTAGCAAACTCCTCTTTTTATGAAAAAGATATTAACAAAGGTGAGTATGAAGAGTCCGAACGTATCAAAAAAATTCGTGCTGAGATTTTAGATGTAATCCATACTTCAGAGGCTATTCAAACAGGATTTTGTTATGATGAAAAAAAAGAAAAATTTTATTTTAATGCTAACTTATTTGCTGATTACTTCTTACAAAGAGTTATTACCTGCTGTGATCAACATGGCATACTTTACGTTTACAATCATAAAGGCTATTATCAAGAATGTAATAGTGTCCAATTAGGGAAAATCATACGCACACTGATGAATGAAGGGTTGGCAAATAGTTGGAGAAGCGGTTATGAAAAAGAAGCCATACAAGCGATTCAACGTGAAGCTGATTATGTTGAAGAGCTAAATCCATATAATGACTGGATTAACTTAGAGAACGGTATGTATAATTTAACCACTTATACTCTAGAGCCGCATCACTCTAAATATCTATCAACAGTTAGAGTTCCTATTCATTTTAATGAAACTGCAACTTGCCCAAAGTTTTTACGTTTTATGAAAGACATCACAAACGACAATGAAGAACTGATAAAAGTTCACCAAGAGCTACTGGGTTACTGGTTAACAACAGAAACCCAGTGTGAAAAGGCAGTGTATTACTATGGTCGCGGTGCTAATGGTAAGAGTGTTCTTGCAAATCTAGTATCCATTCTAGTAGGTTCAGGGAATGTAAGTAGTGTACCATTATCGCAGTTTAGTAAAAATTTTGGCTTAGAGGGTATCATAGGCAAGACTTTAAACATTGCGGCAGAGAATGAAATGCAGGGCTCCAGATTAAACACGGAGGCATTCAAGTCCATTGTCAGTGGTGACGGTATTACAATTAATATCAAATACCGTTCACCTATTGTGAATTATAAGTCGAAGTGTCGTTTGCTCTTTTTAGGTAATGAGTTACCTGATACAACGGATTTAACACAAGGTTATTTTCGTAAACTTGTGATTATACCGTTTAAGCGAACATTTACAGAAGCAGAACGTAACAGAAATTTATTAGAAGAATTGAAAGAAGAATTACCTGGAATTTTTAATTGGGCGATTGAGGGGTTGAATCGTTTAAAGAAGCAGAAATATATTTTTAGTCATTCAAAAGTAATTGAAGCTGAAATGAGTAAATACAGATTAGCTCAAAATCCAGTGTTACATTTCTTTGAATCATCTATAGAGATAGAAGTGGGTTCGAAAATCAGAAGACCATCATTGTATGAAGCTTTTCAGAAATGGAGCCATGAACAAGGAATGGATAGTTCAGCATTAAGAAGTAGACAACGCTTCTTTAAAGACTTTGAAAATGTGTTAGATAGTAAAGGGATTATCTTGAATCAAAAAAGGATTAATGGTTATGAGTACTTAGTTGATATTTCTATAAAAAATTTCAGCTAG
- a CDS encoding DUF1643 domain-containing protein: MSATLGDYLSGKTKSSKEDIQVSKRLMEAGKVIGIDALNHIIVSNNSHTFLKEKVITERGKKSVETKKGTMKTEVTYDDEMKNKYLIRKEWDKNRKKALVIMKKAGQAYEVAQDQTTMYVINNLSKLGYGVVEIANLFSTVEGVEMKESVVENLKCIQEAIAKVDDVIIAVGKGVETNKKAVERLNMILAILLDKKANILQIEAHFGRKGFHPLYPALKNRWKLVPHDDTIMSTNNIII; the protein is encoded by the coding sequence ATGTCTGCCACATTGGGGGATTATCTATCTGGAAAAACAAAATCCAGCAAAGAAGATATACAGGTCAGTAAAAGATTAATGGAGGCTGGAAAAGTCATTGGTATAGACGCCTTGAACCACATAATCGTAAGTAATAATAGCCACACTTTTTTAAAAGAAAAAGTTATAACTGAAAGGGGTAAAAAATCAGTGGAAACAAAAAAAGGTACGATGAAAACAGAAGTCACTTATGATGATGAAATGAAAAACAAATATCTTATTAGGAAAGAGTGGGACAAGAACAGGAAAAAAGCACTTGTAATCATGAAAAAAGCAGGTCAGGCGTATGAAGTTGCGCAAGACCAAACGACGATGTATGTCATTAATAATCTTTCGAAATTGGGTTACGGTGTTGTAGAAATTGCAAATTTATTTTCAACAGTTGAAGGAGTTGAAATGAAAGAGTCTGTTGTTGAAAATTTAAAATGTATTCAAGAAGCTATCGCAAAAGTGGATGATGTTATTATTGCGGTTGGAAAAGGGGTAGAGACAAACAAGAAGGCTGTTGAACGGTTAAACATGATTTTAGCCATATTGCTAGATAAGAAAGCAAACATTCTTCAAATAGAAGCGCATTTTGGTCGAAAAGGTTTCCATCCTCTTTATCCTGCCCTGAAAAATCGTTGGAAATTAGTACCACACGACGATACCATAATGTCAACCAATAATATTATTATTTGA
- a CDS encoding GmrSD restriction endonuclease domain-containing protein — translation MIGLELIVKLKGMEFKEVAEFLELAPQTVSDWVKGKRKVPSKRAFQLANHFSVDADLIGKEIDKEDEMKIYYSLGKIYDGIGMRSALNEGNIEIGEENEMTYEQLSLISDEELDITNVGTVKDLEDQISEERKELKTETKDVTISELMNMYAVRNVLDIHPEFQRLFRWSMKQKTKLIESIILGIPIPPLFVAEDENAAWDVIDGVQRLSTIFEFLGVLRDEDEELVEPSVLVGTEKLKALEGKVWNTKHPKHTHRFSFEQGKSLANKFLGATLKVIVVGNESNPKAKYDIFDRLNTGGSKLTEQEVRNCLAIMINRNFYTWLRTLSLNPTFVSTLPISDNLVKKQRDIEYVLRFMIYRNIDQSEYSLTDDIHDVLTEKMQDLCLEDSLDYVREKEIFDKTFELLNEALEGNAFKKYFKEEERFKGAVSLSSFEIIAIGIAENLNYITSLDNPIEYIADKVKELYSSEEYNSIQNVISGRAVTRFTILTELGKKYFAQ, via the coding sequence ATGATCGGTTTAGAATTAATAGTTAAGCTAAAGGGCATGGAATTCAAGGAGGTTGCAGAATTTTTAGAGCTTGCACCTCAAACTGTAAGCGATTGGGTGAAAGGAAAAAGAAAAGTACCTTCAAAGAGGGCTTTTCAATTGGCAAATCATTTTAGCGTAGATGCAGATTTAATTGGCAAGGAAATTGATAAGGAAGATGAAATGAAGATTTACTATTCTTTAGGAAAAATATATGACGGAATAGGGATGCGTTCGGCGTTAAATGAAGGCAATATTGAAATTGGGGAGGAAAATGAAATGACTTATGAACAATTATCTCTTATATCTGATGAGGAATTAGATATTACTAATGTGGGGACAGTGAAAGATTTAGAGGATCAGATTAGTGAAGAGCGTAAAGAATTAAAAACTGAAACCAAAGATGTTACTATTTCAGAGTTGATGAATATGTATGCAGTTAGGAACGTGTTAGACATTCATCCAGAATTTCAGCGATTATTTAGATGGTCAATGAAACAAAAAACAAAACTAATTGAGTCTATTATATTAGGCATTCCTATTCCTCCCTTATTTGTTGCAGAAGATGAGAATGCAGCTTGGGATGTAATTGACGGTGTTCAACGACTATCAACGATTTTTGAGTTTTTAGGAGTACTTCGTGATGAAGATGAAGAATTAGTTGAACCAAGTGTATTAGTAGGGACTGAAAAACTGAAAGCCCTAGAAGGTAAAGTATGGAATACTAAGCACCCAAAACATACACATCGCTTTTCTTTTGAGCAAGGGAAAAGCTTAGCTAATAAATTCTTAGGGGCGACATTGAAAGTAATTGTCGTGGGGAATGAAAGTAATCCTAAAGCTAAATATGATATTTTCGATAGATTGAACACAGGAGGCAGTAAACTAACAGAACAGGAAGTTAGGAATTGTTTAGCAATTATGATAAATAGAAACTTCTATACATGGCTAAGAACACTTTCACTGAATCCAACTTTTGTCTCAACATTACCTATTAGTGATAATTTAGTAAAAAAACAGAGGGATATTGAATATGTTTTAAGGTTTATGATTTATCGCAACATTGACCAATCAGAGTACAGTTTAACGGATGATATTCATGATGTGCTAACTGAAAAAATGCAGGATTTATGTTTAGAGGATAGTCTAGATTATGTGAGAGAAAAGGAAATATTTGATAAGACGTTTGAACTGTTAAATGAAGCCCTAGAAGGGAATGCATTTAAAAAATATTTTAAAGAGGAAGAAAGGTTTAAGGGAGCTGTATCATTATCAAGCTTCGAAATCATTGCAATCGGTATCGCTGAAAATTTAAACTACATCACTTCTTTAGATAATCCTATTGAATATATTGCTGATAAGGTGAAAGAATTATATTCCTCTGAAGAGTATAACAGTATTCAAAATGTTATCAGTGGTCGGGCTGTAACAAGATTTACAATTTTGACGGAATTAGGGAAGAAATATTTCGCTCAATAA
- a CDS encoding Eco57I restriction-modification methylase domain-containing protein, with the protein MINVLLEKINKRSIETTSDETRVQLKEKNDQYFTPIDIADFMSSMFKEVKKNEINILDPGCGIGNLTAALIFKICNWKRKPRAINIELYEVDDTLSDKLDENLLDLKNLCKDKGITLNVKIKYTDFIYAGLKKINESESRFDYIILNPPYRKLNSDSNHKRALLQAGIDVPNHYAAFIAIANKLLKNKGQLVCIVPRSFCSGAYFKSFREALIMHTKIDRIHIFKSRKDLFYDEVLQETIILSLFKDTQKYNDKIQITESLKNDFAETKRTFKRFDNVVFPTDTEKIIRIIHTTDKAIVDKMHSLPCVLSDLGISVSTGPIVDFREKPESLRFEADFWSYPMIYQDNFENGFIKWPIESEKPGVIVEDDKNYKRLRPAGVYVLVKRMTTKEERKRIVAAIFDNTDNPEQKVGYDNKLNYYHIDHKGLYSKSFARGLCLYLNSSMVDFYFRTFSGNTQVNVSDLKSLKYPSKSDLERIGKGITTLPSQSKIDEIVENIFN; encoded by the coding sequence ATGATTAACGTTTTACTAGAAAAAATTAATAAAAGATCCATTGAGACAACTTCTGATGAAACTAGAGTTCAACTCAAAGAAAAAAATGATCAGTACTTCACACCAATAGATATTGCTGATTTCATGAGCTCGATGTTTAAAGAAGTTAAAAAAAATGAGATAAATATATTAGATCCGGGCTGTGGCATAGGAAACCTTACTGCTGCTTTGATTTTTAAAATATGTAATTGGAAAAGAAAACCTAGAGCTATTAACATTGAGCTATACGAAGTCGATGACACGTTATCAGACAAGCTCGATGAAAATTTATTAGATTTAAAAAACTTATGCAAAGATAAAGGAATCACTTTGAATGTTAAAATAAAATATACAGATTTTATTTATGCAGGATTGAAAAAAATTAATGAATCTGAGAGTAGATTTGATTACATTATCTTAAACCCACCATATCGTAAATTAAACAGTGATTCTAATCATAAAAGAGCCCTATTACAAGCAGGGATTGACGTCCCTAACCATTACGCAGCTTTTATAGCTATTGCAAATAAACTATTAAAAAATAAGGGACAATTAGTATGTATAGTTCCTAGGAGTTTCTGCAGTGGAGCGTATTTTAAATCGTTTAGAGAAGCTTTGATTATGCATACTAAAATAGACCGTATTCATATTTTTAAGTCTAGGAAAGACCTTTTCTATGACGAGGTTTTGCAAGAAACAATTATTTTATCTTTATTCAAAGATACTCAAAAATATAATGATAAAATTCAAATAACGGAATCACTAAAAAATGATTTCGCTGAAACAAAACGTACATTTAAGCGTTTTGACAATGTTGTCTTTCCCACAGATACAGAAAAGATAATTCGTATTATTCATACAACAGATAAAGCGATAGTAGATAAAATGCATTCTTTACCATGTGTTTTATCTGATTTGGGAATTAGTGTGTCTACAGGACCTATAGTTGATTTTAGAGAAAAACCAGAAAGCTTAAGGTTTGAGGCTGATTTTTGGTCATATCCTATGATTTATCAAGATAATTTTGAAAATGGATTTATTAAATGGCCAATTGAAAGTGAAAAACCAGGAGTAATTGTAGAAGACGATAAGAACTATAAAAGATTGCGACCTGCTGGAGTCTATGTTTTAGTAAAAAGAATGACTACAAAGGAAGAAAGAAAACGAATTGTTGCAGCTATATTTGATAATACAGATAACCCAGAACAGAAAGTAGGATATGATAATAAATTAAACTACTATCATATTGATCATAAAGGTCTTTACAGTAAAAGTTTTGCCAGAGGGTTATGTTTATACCTTAACTCTTCAATGGTTGACTTTTATTTCAGGACGTTTAGCGGTAACACACAAGTAAATGTCTCAGATTTAAAGTCATTAAAATATCCGAGTAAATCAGATTTGGAACGAATTGGAAAGGGAATAACAACCTTACCCTCTCAAAGTAAAATTGATGAAATTGTAGAAAATATTTTTAATTAA
- the rlmH gene encoding 23S rRNA (pseudouridine(1915)-N(3))-methyltransferase RlmH translates to MNISIISIGKLKEKYLKQGIAEYLKRLSAYAKVEVIELPDEKAPENLSEAEMLIVKEKEGIRILDKISDNTHVIALAIEGKQKSSEEFAVSLDRLATYGKSKVAFVIGGSLGLSSEVMKRSNESLSFSKMTLPHQLMRLVLLEQVYRAFRINRGEPYHK, encoded by the coding sequence GTGAATATCTCGATTATTTCAATTGGGAAATTAAAAGAAAAATATTTAAAACAAGGTATAGCAGAATACTTAAAACGATTATCTGCATACGCAAAAGTAGAAGTAATCGAATTGCCAGATGAAAAGGCGCCAGAAAATTTAAGTGAAGCAGAAATGTTAATTGTAAAAGAAAAAGAAGGTATACGTATACTGGATAAAATTTCTGATAATACGCATGTCATTGCGTTAGCGATAGAAGGAAAACAAAAATCATCAGAAGAATTTGCGGTAAGTTTAGATCGTCTTGCTACATATGGAAAGAGTAAAGTTGCCTTTGTAATTGGTGGATCACTTGGACTAAGTTCAGAAGTAATGAAGCGTTCAAACGAATCACTTTCTTTTTCAAAGATGACATTACCACACCAATTAATGCGATTAGTATTGCTGGAGCAAGTGTATAGGGCGTTTCGTATTAATCGTGGGGAACCGTATCATAAGTAA
- a CDS encoding CxxH/CxxC protein — MNLPCCLEHVELALDIIVDECEVAPVINNVDNSEKEKKTCEFCQNEATYVVSNTDSHTICG, encoded by the coding sequence ATGAATTTACCTTGTTGTTTAGAACATGTTGAATTAGCTTTAGATATTATTGTGGATGAGTGTGAAGTTGCACCGGTTATCAACAATGTGGATAACTCAGAAAAAGAGAAAAAAACATGTGAATTTTGTCAAAATGAGGCGACATATGTTGTATCGAACACAGATTCTCACACAATATGTGGGTAA
- a CDS encoding S1C family serine protease, giving the protein MSFIDEENYRMKRARKKKHKGIVISSIAGTIVGASLFAFGAPLFSNDAGAFPQAEASGSNMAQAQGIKQISFVDAVDRASEAVVGVINIQRDNFSEADSEAGTGSGVIYKKTDGQAYIVTNNHVVAGANRIEVSLSDGKKVPGKVLGTDVVTDLAVLEIDAKHVKKVIEIGDSNAVRRGEPVIAIGNPLGLQFSGTVTQGIISANERIVPVDLDQDGHYDWQVEVLQTDAAINPGNSGGALVNAAGQLIGINSMKIAAKEVEGIGLAIPVNRAVPIMNELEKYGKVRRPYVGIELRSLNEIPNYYWSKTLHLPGNVTEGVCILDVKSPSPGADAGLREHDVIVAVDGKPVRDIIGFRTALYDKKINDKMTLTFYRGTKRATTTVKLGIQKY; this is encoded by the coding sequence ATGTCCTTTATTGATGAAGAAAATTATCGTATGAAACGTGCAAGAAAAAAGAAGCATAAAGGTATTGTTATTTCTAGTATAGCAGGAACAATTGTAGGAGCTTCGTTATTTGCATTTGGAGCTCCTTTGTTTTCAAATGATGCAGGCGCGTTTCCACAAGCGGAAGCAAGTGGAAGTAATATGGCCCAAGCACAAGGAATTAAACAGATTAGCTTTGTGGATGCTGTTGATCGTGCGTCTGAAGCTGTTGTTGGCGTTATTAATATTCAGCGAGATAATTTTTCAGAGGCAGATTCAGAAGCTGGTACAGGATCAGGTGTAATTTATAAAAAGACAGATGGCCAAGCTTACATTGTAACGAATAATCATGTTGTTGCTGGGGCGAATCGTATCGAAGTAAGTTTAAGTGACGGTAAGAAAGTTCCAGGAAAAGTATTAGGAACGGATGTAGTCACAGATTTGGCTGTACTAGAAATAGATGCAAAGCATGTGAAAAAAGTAATTGAAATTGGCGATTCTAATGCGGTTCGTAGAGGAGAACCGGTCATTGCGATTGGAAACCCGCTCGGGCTACAATTTTCTGGAACTGTCACACAAGGCATTATTTCGGCTAATGAACGTATTGTCCCTGTAGATTTAGATCAAGATGGGCATTATGATTGGCAAGTAGAAGTATTGCAAACAGACGCAGCAATTAATCCAGGTAATAGTGGTGGTGCGCTTGTAAACGCAGCAGGTCAATTAATTGGTATTAATTCAATGAAAATTGCTGCAAAAGAAGTAGAAGGAATTGGACTAGCCATTCCTGTTAATAGAGCTGTTCCTATTATGAATGAATTAGAGAAGTACGGAAAAGTAAGAAGACCATATGTTGGAATTGAACTTAGATCGTTAAATGAGATTCCGAATTATTATTGGTCAAAAACATTGCATTTACCAGGCAATGTAACAGAGGGAGTTTGCATTTTAGATGTGAAAAGTCCTTCACCAGGTGCAGATGCTGGTTTACGAGAACATGATGTGATTGTAGCAGTAGATGGAAAACCAGTTCGTGATATTATCGGATTCCGTACGGCCTTATATGATAAAAAAATTAATGATAAAATGACTCTTACATTTTATCGTGGTACAAAACGAGCAACAACAACGGTTAAACTAGGCATTCAAAAGTATTAA
- a CDS encoding MBL fold metallo-hydrolase has protein sequence MGLHFSVLASGSTGNMLYVGTDEKKLLVDAGLSGKATEALFKQAELNINDVSGILVTHEHSDHIKGLGVLARKYDLPVYANEKTWNAMEHLIGNIPTEQKFIFSVGDVKTFGDIEVESFGVSHDAAEPMFYAFHNNNRKLALITDTGYVSDRMKGVIKGANAFVFESNHDVEMLRMGRYPWSIKRRILSDVGHVCNEDAALAMADVITDETKHIYLAHLSLDNNMKELARMSVSQVLQEKGFGVGEAFEIHDTDPKMPTKIQYV, from the coding sequence ATGGGGTTGCATTTTAGCGTACTTGCAAGTGGAAGTACAGGGAATATGCTATATGTAGGAACAGATGAAAAGAAATTACTCGTCGATGCAGGTTTAAGTGGTAAAGCAACAGAGGCTTTATTTAAACAGGCAGAACTAAATATAAATGATGTATCAGGTATTCTTGTAACACATGAACATAGTGATCATATTAAAGGATTAGGTGTATTGGCACGTAAATATGATTTGCCTGTTTATGCAAATGAGAAAACATGGAACGCAATGGAACACTTAATAGGAAATATCCCGACTGAGCAAAAGTTTATTTTCTCAGTTGGGGATGTGAAAACATTTGGTGATATTGAGGTCGAGTCATTTGGGGTGTCTCATGATGCGGCAGAGCCGATGTTCTATGCTTTTCATAACAATAATAGAAAATTAGCCCTTATTACAGATACGGGATACGTGAGTGACCGTATGAAAGGTGTTATTAAGGGAGCTAATGCTTTTGTATTTGAAAGTAATCATGACGTAGAAATGCTTCGTATGGGGCGTTATCCATGGAGTATTAAGCGACGTATTTTAAGTGATGTGGGTCACGTTTGTAATGAGGACGCTGCATTAGCGATGGCCGATGTAATTACAGATGAGACAAAACATATTTATTTAGCCCATTTAAGTTTAGATAATAACATGAAAGAACTAGCACGTATGTCAGTATCACAAGTATTACAGGAAAAAGGATTTGGAGTGGGAGAAGCCTTTGAAATTCACGATACAGATCCAAAAATGCCGACAAAAATTCAATACGTATAA
- a CDS encoding two-component system regulatory protein YycI — protein MDWDRIKTIFIVTFFVLDLFLIFQFIQKQDSNQLELIAETKIDQELKANKITMGNFPKEPKKESFIRAENKAFKEEDVQSLKNQTAHIQNMYKIESKLKEPFLNTKSLSKDKYSDFLKNYVLDGQKYEFGAMKDSKIYFFQKYKDKPIFYNDQAMIVVELNEKNELVSYTQTMLTDLKEMGESEKTKQQEIITAQTALENLYLKNKIHGNTHVKEAQIGYANLTASTSNNQVLAPTWNLKTEQKQDFFVNAIEGQVMELGEKENQVVDEHTGVRKNGVAF, from the coding sequence ATGGATTGGGATCGGATTAAAACCATATTTATTGTGACCTTTTTTGTTTTGGACCTCTTTCTCATTTTTCAATTCATTCAAAAGCAAGATAGTAATCAATTGGAGCTTATTGCAGAAACAAAGATAGATCAAGAACTAAAAGCGAACAAAATTACGATGGGTAATTTCCCTAAAGAACCAAAAAAAGAGTCATTTATTAGGGCGGAAAATAAGGCATTTAAAGAAGAAGATGTACAGTCTTTAAAAAATCAAACGGCCCATATACAAAATATGTACAAGATAGAAAGTAAGCTAAAAGAGCCCTTTTTGAATACAAAATCATTATCTAAAGATAAGTATAGTGATTTTTTGAAGAACTATGTATTGGATGGGCAAAAGTATGAGTTTGGTGCGATGAAAGACTCTAAAATTTACTTCTTCCAAAAATATAAAGATAAGCCTATTTTTTATAACGATCAGGCGATGATTGTTGTGGAATTAAATGAAAAAAATGAACTTGTGTCGTACACGCAAACGATGCTAACTGATTTAAAAGAAATGGGCGAAAGTGAAAAAACGAAACAGCAAGAAATTATTACTGCCCAAACGGCTTTAGAAAACCTATATTTAAAAAATAAAATTCATGGGAATACACATGTAAAAGAAGCACAAATTGGTTATGCCAACCTTACCGCATCTACTTCTAATAACCAAGTACTCGCTCCAACATGGAATTTAAAAACGGAGCAGAAGCAGGACTTCTTTGTAAATGCAATTGAAGGACAAGTTATGGAATTAGGTGAAAAGGAAAATCAAGTGGTTGATGAACATACTGGAGTGAGAAAGAATGGGGTTGCATTTTAG